A stretch of DNA from Lysinibacillus sp. B2A1:
CATCACAAACAGTCGATCCCCAGGATAGTAGGTTAAAACAGATGCCGTTTCATTTTCTTTTAAAACGCCTTCATCAACTAAGGATTTCCACATTGTTTCTGCCTTCGTATTATAATTGCTGAGCCATTTTTCTGCCTCTTCCTTCTTGTTTAATATATCTCCAAGCTCTGTTAAGCGTTGCTCAATAGGTGCAAAGGTATCGAAAACAATGGTTGGTGCCACTTTGGATAGCTGCTCATAGATCTTTTCATCTGAAGTCGCAACAATAATAAGGTCTGGTTTTAGTTTAAGTGTTTTCTCAATATTGATTGGAAATCCAACATCCTCTACATTTTGTACCTCTTTCTCCCATGCATAATCAGTAATCCAAGAGAAGCCTGCACCTACTGTTTGGGCATCTAACGCGACAATATCACCATAGCCCTCGCCATGATAAATCACTCGCTTTGGCTCTACTGGGATTTCCACCTCATGATTTAAATAGTCTTTATAAACACGTACATTGCTTTCTGCCGGTTGTTCTTCCTCTTTTTTTGATGTTTCATTTTTCGAGCTACAAGCAGCTAGTACTAATCCTAAAGTTAGCAGTACGCTACAAAGAAGCATATATTTATTAAACGTTTTCATACCTAGTCCTCCG
This window harbors:
- a CDS encoding ferrichrome ABC transporter substrate-binding protein, with protein sequence MIYHGEGYGDIVALDAQTVGAGFSWITDYAWEKEVQNVEDVGFPINIEKTLKLKPDLIIVATSDEKIYEQLSKVAPTIVFDTFAPIEQRLTELGDILNKKEEAEKWLSNYNTKAETMWKSLVDEGVLKENETASVLTYYPGDRLFVMARAGLSQVLYDSNVLKPGEKIQQILDEETGFAEISTELLPEYAGDRIFILTPVPDEAKQSTKEMMESPIWKGLPAVKNGHVYTIDIRKADSDASTREWLLTELPNMLKK